The Galactobacillus timonensis genome has a segment encoding these proteins:
- a CDS encoding Maff2 family mobile element protein yields the protein MAFFTSAVGVLQTLVIALGAGLGIWGAVNLMEGYGNDNPGAKSQGMKQLMAGGGVALIGTTLVPLLAGLF from the coding sequence ATGGCATTTTTCACCAGCGCAGTAGGAGTACTGCAGACACTTGTAATCGCACTCGGTGCAGGTCTTGGCATCTGGGGTGCAGTCAACCTCATGGAAGGATATGGCAATGACAACCCTGGCGCCAAGTCCCAGGGCATGAAACAGCTGATGGCCGGCGGAGGTGTTGCGCTGATCGGCACTACCCTGGTACCGCTTCTCGCAGGACTGTTCTGA
- a CDS encoding PrgI family protein encodes MSAYISVPRDLTKVKSKIFFNLTKRQLICFSIAAAIGVPAYFLLRKTGNMSFAAMCMILIMLPFFFLAMYERDGMPLEVILQHFIEAKFVRPKDRPYQTDNYYAALQRMAEAEQEVNAIVLRAEAKKRKGDGKAAGKPECK; translated from the coding sequence TTGTCAGCTTACATTTCCGTACCAAGAGACCTGACCAAGGTCAAATCCAAGATATTTTTCAATTTGACGAAGCGGCAGCTGATCTGTTTTTCCATCGCTGCGGCGATCGGCGTTCCGGCATACTTCCTGCTTCGAAAGACCGGGAACATGAGCTTTGCGGCCATGTGCATGATCCTCATCATGCTTCCGTTCTTCTTTCTGGCCATGTATGAAAGGGACGGTATGCCGCTGGAGGTCATCCTGCAGCATTTCATCGAAGCCAAGTTCGTCAGACCCAAAGACAGACCGTATCAGACAGATAACTACTACGCAGCCCTGCAGCGCATGGCAGAGGCGGAACAGGAGGTGAACGCGATTGTTCTTCGTGCAGAAGCGAAAAAGAGAAAAGGCGACGGTAAAGCTGCCGGAAAGCCTGAGTGCAAGTGA
- a CDS encoding glycosyltransferase: protein MYSKTKLVYLLFCNKIICDGERFMLISIVIAAYNAEKNIEKCLRSITRQTYKDIEVIVVDDGSTDATSAICEQMCKEDNRICIVRQENNGPLRARINGIKRSKGEYFLLCDADDYYSTSHAIEQLVSYLERYNSSGRNIDLVQFGYYRKYNHVRVPQHIKGPVKIIQGEEFVETQYPIYLCSYFDKSVMTLNVWNKLYSKGLIRNLDGLNPPKTFMGEDEILNMYLLSKCTYAVVVPDCLYVYQETTGGTNKFRINAMNELNIIKVYQAENLEKYRDKEWYPTAKSMMYTELVGWSLAWVREFPIKSETDYKSLEEKIDAMLQLDAFESARSYWKNRKIENWDAARLLVENDPKKYIQFKKDNPVPSLSVTQKMKKLLKNLI, encoded by the coding sequence ATGTATAGTAAAACAAAGTTGGTCTATCTGCTTTTCTGCAATAAAATAATTTGTGATGGTGAAAGATTTATGCTGATTTCTATAGTGATTGCCGCATACAATGCTGAAAAAAATATAGAGAAGTGTTTGCGCTCTATTACAAGACAAACGTATAAAGACATTGAAGTGATCGTTGTTGATGATGGTTCAACGGATGCTACATCTGCGATATGTGAGCAGATGTGTAAGGAAGATAACCGAATATGTATTGTTAGACAAGAAAACAATGGCCCACTTCGTGCCCGAATCAATGGCATTAAGCGTTCAAAAGGAGAATATTTTCTACTTTGTGATGCGGATGATTACTATTCAACCTCTCACGCTATAGAACAACTTGTTTCATATCTGGAAAGGTATAACAGCTCTGGTAGAAATATTGACCTAGTTCAATTTGGATACTACCGAAAATACAACCATGTACGGGTTCCCCAACACATTAAAGGCCCTGTAAAAATAATACAAGGTGAAGAGTTTGTTGAAACTCAATATCCTATATACCTGTGTAGTTATTTTGATAAAAGTGTAATGACACTTAACGTGTGGAATAAGCTCTATAGCAAAGGACTAATCAGGAATTTAGATGGACTTAATCCTCCGAAAACCTTTATGGGTGAGGATGAGATATTAAACATGTATCTTCTCTCTAAATGTACTTATGCAGTCGTGGTTCCAGATTGCTTGTACGTTTATCAAGAGACAACCGGAGGAACTAATAAATTCCGAATAAATGCCATGAATGAGCTAAATATCATTAAAGTATATCAAGCTGAAAATCTCGAAAAATATCGAGATAAGGAGTGGTATCCAACAGCAAAAAGTATGATGTATACAGAACTGGTAGGTTGGTCGTTAGCATGGGTTCGCGAATTTCCAATAAAATCAGAAACTGATTATAAGAGTTTAGAAGAAAAGATCGATGCAATGTTACAACTAGATGCATTTGAATCTGCTCGTTCGTATTGGAAGAATAGAAAAATTGAAAATTGGGATGCGGCAAGACTACTAGTTGAGAATGATCCTAAGAAGTATATTCAGTTTAAAAAGGATAATCCAGTTCCTAGCTTGAGTGTTACGCAGAAGATGAAAAAGCTATTAAAGAACTTGATCTGA
- a CDS encoding VirB6/TrbL-like conjugal transfer protein, CD1112 family — MDTIFQQITDWLKEMLVGGIMSSLTGIFDAVNQQVGDAAAQVGTTPASFSPGVFSLIRGVSESVIVPIAGIILTFIACYELIQLIIDHNNLANFETWIFFKWIFKTFVAVMMITNCFTITMAVFDVSQHVISSAGGIISGSTAVDSSALEGMQDTLEAMEIGPLLGVYLQTFLLNFGMRIMSLIIFIIIYGRMIEIYLMTSLAPIPFSTFGNREQSQIGQNYLRSLFALGFQGFLIMICVGIYAVLIQGISFSNDIVASIWGVMGYTVLLCFTLFKTGSLAKSVFNAH, encoded by the coding sequence GTGGACACGATCTTTCAGCAAATCACGGATTGGCTGAAAGAAATGCTCGTGGGCGGAATTATGAGCAGCCTGACCGGTATCTTCGATGCTGTGAACCAGCAGGTTGGAGATGCCGCGGCACAGGTGGGGACGACCCCGGCGAGTTTCTCGCCGGGTGTCTTTTCCTTAATTCGAGGAGTATCGGAATCGGTGATCGTGCCGATCGCCGGCATTATCCTGACGTTCATTGCCTGCTACGAGCTGATTCAGCTGATCATCGACCATAACAATCTGGCCAATTTCGAGACATGGATCTTCTTCAAATGGATTTTCAAGACGTTTGTGGCAGTCATGATGATCACAAACTGCTTCACGATCACGATGGCAGTCTTTGATGTATCGCAGCATGTTATCTCATCTGCCGGAGGAATCATCAGCGGCAGCACTGCGGTGGACAGTTCGGCACTGGAAGGCATGCAGGACACGCTGGAAGCCATGGAAATCGGTCCGCTTCTGGGCGTTTATCTGCAGACATTTCTGCTGAACTTCGGTATGCGGATCATGTCTCTGATCATATTCATCATTATTTACGGACGCATGATTGAGATCTACCTCATGACAAGTCTGGCGCCGATCCCGTTCTCAACATTCGGGAACAGGGAGCAGAGCCAGATCGGGCAGAACTATCTGCGATCGTTGTTTGCTCTGGGATTCCAGGGCTTTCTGATCATGATCTGCGTCGGCATCTATGCAGTGCTGATCCAGGGAATTTCATTCTCAAATGACATCGTGGCATCTATCTGGGGAGTCATGGGGTATACGGTTCTGCTCTGCTTCACCCTCTTCAAGACCGGAAGCCTGGCAAAATCGGTGTTCAACGCGCATTAA